The Candidatus Koribacter versatilis Ellin345 genome has a segment encoding these proteins:
- a CDS encoding dimethylarginine dimethylaminohydrolase family protein → MAATHFTKAIVRIPGSNFAEGLTTAELGAPNYELAFQQHARYCDALRECGLQVTVLPADLRYPDSTFVEDAAVLTAEAAILTRPGAASRAGEVEAIAAEIRGGGFPSVLSINEPGTLDGGDICEVGRHFFLGLSLRSNEEGVQQLGMFLEALGYTASVVDIREMQSILHLKSGIAYIGENTLVVWEEMADLPQFQGYELIRVSPDEHYGANCVRVNDCVLVAEGFPKLTAELECRAFKPLLLEMSEFEKMDGGLSCLSLRF, encoded by the coding sequence ATGGCCGCTACGCATTTCACAAAGGCAATCGTTCGAATTCCGGGGAGCAATTTTGCCGAGGGGCTGACCACGGCCGAACTCGGCGCACCCAACTACGAACTCGCTTTTCAACAGCACGCACGCTACTGCGATGCGCTGCGAGAGTGCGGGCTGCAGGTGACTGTCCTCCCGGCGGACTTGCGATATCCGGATTCGACGTTTGTGGAAGACGCGGCAGTGCTGACAGCGGAGGCAGCGATCCTCACGCGGCCCGGCGCGGCATCGCGCGCGGGTGAAGTGGAGGCGATCGCAGCGGAAATCCGTGGCGGTGGGTTTCCCTCGGTGCTCTCGATTAATGAGCCCGGGACACTCGATGGCGGCGACATCTGCGAGGTGGGACGGCATTTCTTTCTCGGTCTTTCGCTGAGAAGCAATGAAGAGGGTGTGCAGCAGCTCGGCATGTTTCTCGAGGCGCTCGGCTACACAGCGTCGGTCGTTGATATCCGCGAAATGCAATCCATCCTGCACCTCAAGAGCGGCATTGCCTACATCGGCGAGAACACATTGGTGGTGTGGGAAGAAATGGCGGATCTCCCGCAGTTCCAGGGATATGAATTAATTCGCGTTTCGCCTGACGAACACTACGGCGCCAACTGCGTGCGCGTGAACGATTGCGTACTGGTGGCAGAGGGATTTCCGAAGCTAACCGCCGAGTTGGAGTGCCGCGCGTTTAAGCCGCTGCTGCTGGAGATGTCGGAATTCGAGAAGATGGACGGCGGATTGAGCTGTTTGTCGCTGCGGTTTTGA
- a CDS encoding L-threonylcarbamoyladenylate synthase, translating to MTDPAEIQAAARLLKAGRLVSFPTETVYGLGANALDAEAVARIYAAKGRPATSPLIVHVDSVEMAKSLVTAWPDAADALARAFWPGPLTLVLPARDVVPPIVRAGLPTVGVRMPDHPLAQALIRAAGVPLAAPSANRFTQISPTTAEHVRRSLGDSVEMVLDGGPCAVGIESTVLSLAGPRAVLLRPGGVTRAQIEAVIGPIGDADEAPEGAHPSPGMHPRHYSPRTRLLLVKDGEVPRDGRGIYLSYGRKSPPYAARRMGHPNLTVVEMPASAEKYAARLYDELHRADDGGFDWIAVEQVPETPEWEGVRDRVKRAAVRE from the coding sequence GTGACCGATCCCGCAGAAATCCAAGCCGCCGCGCGCCTGCTGAAGGCCGGGCGGCTTGTTTCGTTTCCGACCGAAACCGTGTACGGGCTGGGCGCGAACGCGCTGGACGCCGAGGCGGTGGCGCGGATTTACGCGGCGAAGGGACGGCCCGCGACGAGTCCGCTGATCGTCCATGTGGACTCGGTGGAAATGGCGAAATCGCTGGTGACAGCATGGCCCGATGCCGCGGACGCGCTGGCGCGCGCGTTCTGGCCGGGGCCGTTGACGCTGGTTTTACCGGCGCGCGACGTGGTTCCTCCCATCGTCCGCGCGGGATTGCCCACGGTTGGCGTGCGGATGCCGGACCATCCGCTGGCGCAGGCGCTGATTCGCGCGGCAGGCGTGCCGCTGGCCGCGCCGAGCGCGAACCGTTTCACGCAAATCTCGCCCACCACCGCGGAACACGTACGGAGAAGTCTCGGCGACTCGGTGGAGATGGTGCTCGACGGCGGTCCGTGCGCGGTGGGGATTGAATCCACGGTGCTTTCACTGGCAGGGCCGCGGGCGGTTTTGTTACGTCCGGGCGGAGTGACGCGCGCGCAAATCGAGGCGGTGATTGGGCCGATCGGCGACGCCGACGAAGCGCCGGAGGGCGCGCATCCGTCGCCGGGGATGCATCCGCGGCACTATAGCCCGCGGACGCGGCTTTTGCTGGTGAAAGACGGGGAAGTGCCGCGCGACGGACGCGGAATTTATCTGAGTTACGGACGAAAATCCCCACCCTACGCTGCGCGTAGGATGGGGCACCCCAACCTCACTGTGGTGGAGATGCCGGCTTCCGCGGAAAAATACGCGGCGCGCCTCTACGACGAATTGCACCGCGCGGATGACGGCGGATTTGATTGGATCGCGGTGGAGCAAGTGCCGGAGACGCCGGAGTGGGAAGGCGTGCGGGACCGGGTCAAGCGGGCCGCGGTGCGGGAATGA
- a CDS encoding FG-GAP repeat domain-containing protein, which produces MRIITRLLTLVCSTALTVAAGAQAANSYNGTSPITYNYTTLTTSGAQGYSVASSDFNRDGNPDLVGGTENAVDVWLATGRGTYVNSPVSYALPFSPTHIETPDLNNDGWPDIVTAIANEAGVTDGETAVLLNNGNGTFRMGTTIPKVTGQPIWVSAGDLNNDGNIDLVVEERMFNNGVQTDQFIVYMGHGNGTFTKGQVLNMSKPTSPPVLADLNGDGKLDIVNAEGTKALIWPGKGDGTFGTPMSLLPPSGAAFNDVTTGDFNNDGILDLALVWSNVCGDACGGPNNNRLYIYKNNGKAQFTLVSGTNFGGCSAAYPVAADINGDGNIDINLVGPSHFCGFSEVAFGNGKGGFSALMSGPSGDVTSDMFYRDLNLDSRHDVALSDTIGGDVVSGLATNGYTNCAPPTAANPAAKICSPTGSSWPGTFTLRASGNSPSGIVRMEVWIDGVKKYQKWNDQLGKSFTLSAGQHRITVVAVDKYKGDGRTTAIVNVQ; this is translated from the coding sequence ATGCGTATCATCACTCGTCTGCTGACACTCGTCTGCAGCACAGCGTTGACCGTTGCTGCCGGGGCGCAAGCCGCCAATAGTTACAACGGAACATCGCCGATCACCTACAACTACACCACCCTGACCACGTCCGGCGCCCAGGGTTACTCGGTCGCCTCGTCCGACTTCAACCGCGACGGCAACCCTGACCTTGTCGGCGGCACCGAGAACGCCGTGGACGTATGGCTCGCCACCGGCCGTGGCACCTACGTGAATTCACCTGTGTCCTACGCGCTGCCGTTTTCGCCTACGCACATCGAAACGCCCGACTTGAACAACGACGGCTGGCCGGACATCGTGACCGCGATTGCCAATGAAGCCGGCGTAACTGATGGCGAAACCGCGGTGTTGCTAAACAACGGCAACGGCACCTTTCGCATGGGGACGACGATTCCGAAGGTCACCGGCCAGCCCATCTGGGTATCAGCCGGCGATCTCAATAACGACGGCAACATCGACCTGGTAGTGGAAGAGCGCATGTTCAATAACGGCGTCCAAACCGACCAGTTCATTGTGTACATGGGCCACGGGAACGGCACCTTCACCAAGGGCCAGGTACTGAACATGTCAAAGCCCACTAGCCCGCCCGTGCTCGCCGACCTGAACGGTGACGGCAAACTCGACATCGTGAATGCCGAGGGCACCAAGGCGCTGATCTGGCCGGGCAAGGGCGACGGCACCTTCGGAACGCCGATGAGCCTCCTCCCTCCGAGCGGCGCGGCTTTCAATGACGTGACCACCGGCGACTTCAACAACGATGGCATTCTCGACCTGGCGCTGGTGTGGTCCAACGTCTGCGGTGACGCCTGCGGCGGGCCGAATAACAACCGTCTGTACATTTACAAGAACAACGGCAAGGCCCAGTTTACGCTGGTCTCCGGGACCAACTTTGGCGGATGCAGCGCCGCCTACCCGGTCGCGGCTGACATCAACGGCGATGGCAACATCGACATCAACCTCGTGGGGCCCAGCCATTTCTGCGGCTTTTCCGAGGTGGCGTTCGGCAATGGCAAGGGGGGCTTCAGCGCGCTGATGAGCGGGCCTTCCGGTGACGTAACCTCGGATATGTTCTACCGCGATCTCAACCTCGACTCTCGGCACGACGTAGCGCTCAGTGACACCATCGGCGGTGATGTTGTATCAGGCTTGGCGACCAATGGCTACACCAACTGCGCGCCGCCGACAGCGGCGAACCCTGCGGCGAAGATCTGCTCGCCAACCGGCAGCTCGTGGCCGGGCACGTTTACCCTGCGCGCCAGCGGCAATTCACCGTCGGGGATCGTGCGCATGGAGGTGTGGATCGACGGCGTGAAGAAGTACCAGAAGTGGAACGACCAGCTCGGGAAAAGCTTCACGCTTTCCGCCGGACAGCACCGCATTACCGTAGTCGCGGTGGACAAGTACAAGGGCGACGGCCGCACCACGGCGATCGTCAACGTGCAGTAG
- a CDS encoding choice-of-anchor D domain-containing protein: MKFRTPLIAGLASVLICTLLTGTAFARRRGDLPSSQNGPGTDTDCLDSGSTPYLAWLDGHSTSCVLPGDTTKSPITYPDLSASFSIGGNSIKITPIVWANGGFAGSVKTILQVKVVRPSGSKTTVTVNSLVLNQILTNPDFVACSMPSSANDDISTANGATMGACMTYRLMTSPVLTNANPTYNNGHLLIAEPDPVVPSDNTMTRWDFVGFTQDQTFFLVVDGVLNNSKLNAVFTQFQFDFTGFYNPLDLSASQVSISATVNGKSTTLGALAVPTSSAAPNDLTSTAIPVTAGGFTDYHDTANANPQPGNAATNQNDPVPPCFDGDTTSTDHTQVNHSVWYRIDPQHNGSAYVSTDGSRYDTRIYVFTVSAGSPVLVACNDDSTVVHNVQSDTTSFGISTGLVYWIEASEGPRPLGTMLDTNGDPEFDSGSNYINALVPGSPHPVLNFAVISQGLTPTPASVSFSNQTVNTTSSSRTITLLASGNDLNSISPSISGNFAISGGTCTSTLSYNTTCTITVTFKPTALGTQTGTLTVSSSGAIGPLKVPLSGTGVAVFTALPISMSFGNVYVGKNTTLSGAILNNSASSVSLSAPAIAPASTDFTLGTTTCGSSLPSHASCTFQVEFTPTSQRNENATLTYTSGANTASVSLRGSGLSALAVSSSTISFGSVTKNTSKMQTVFVTNNTAAVITLGKSIGPTGTAFSFYGGTCTTSLAAHAACTLGLVFKPTATGPQSANLVLSGGGYAAYATLSGTGQ; this comes from the coding sequence ATGAAGTTCCGCACCCCGCTGATCGCTGGGCTGGCATCTGTTCTGATCTGCACTCTTCTCACCGGCACCGCATTCGCGCGTCGGCGCGGCGATCTGCCCAGTTCACAGAATGGTCCCGGCACCGACACCGATTGCCTCGATAGCGGTTCCACTCCCTATCTCGCATGGCTCGACGGCCACTCCACATCCTGCGTCCTTCCCGGCGATACCACCAAGTCCCCCATTACCTACCCCGATCTATCCGCCTCGTTTTCGATCGGCGGCAACTCCATCAAGATCACGCCGATCGTGTGGGCGAATGGCGGTTTCGCCGGCAGCGTCAAGACCATCCTTCAGGTCAAAGTTGTGCGTCCCTCCGGCTCCAAAACCACAGTCACCGTCAATTCGCTCGTTCTGAATCAGATCCTCACCAACCCGGACTTCGTGGCATGCAGCATGCCCTCGAGCGCGAATGACGACATCAGCACTGCAAACGGCGCCACCATGGGCGCGTGCATGACCTACCGCCTCATGACGTCGCCGGTCCTCACGAACGCCAACCCCACCTACAACAACGGACACCTGCTCATCGCAGAACCCGATCCTGTCGTGCCCTCTGACAACACCATGACGCGTTGGGATTTCGTCGGCTTCACCCAGGACCAGACATTCTTTCTCGTCGTTGACGGCGTGCTCAACAACAGCAAGCTGAACGCTGTGTTCACGCAATTCCAATTCGACTTCACCGGCTTCTATAACCCACTCGACCTGTCTGCATCGCAAGTCAGCATTTCCGCTACGGTCAACGGCAAATCCACGACTCTCGGCGCACTCGCGGTGCCCACGTCGTCCGCTGCTCCCAACGATCTGACCAGCACCGCCATTCCCGTTACCGCAGGCGGATTCACCGACTATCACGACACTGCCAACGCGAACCCGCAACCCGGCAACGCGGCGACCAACCAGAACGATCCCGTTCCTCCCTGCTTCGACGGCGACACCACCTCCACCGACCACACCCAGGTCAACCACAGCGTTTGGTATCGCATCGATCCGCAGCACAACGGCAGTGCCTACGTCAGCACCGATGGCAGCCGCTACGACACGCGCATCTATGTCTTCACTGTTTCCGCCGGAAGCCCGGTCCTTGTCGCTTGCAATGACGATTCGACCGTCGTGCACAACGTGCAATCCGACACCACGTCCTTCGGAATCTCCACCGGGCTTGTCTACTGGATCGAAGCCAGTGAAGGGCCCCGCCCGCTCGGCACAATGCTCGATACCAATGGCGATCCCGAATTCGATTCCGGTTCGAACTACATCAATGCTCTTGTCCCCGGATCGCCACATCCGGTACTGAACTTCGCCGTCATCAGCCAGGGCCTCACGCCGACACCCGCAAGCGTGAGCTTCTCCAATCAAACGGTGAACACCACCAGTTCGTCGCGAACCATCACGCTCCTCGCATCCGGGAACGATCTCAATTCAATATCGCCGAGCATCAGCGGCAACTTCGCGATCAGCGGCGGAACTTGTACCTCAACTCTGAGTTACAACACCACCTGCACCATCACCGTCACATTCAAGCCCACCGCTCTCGGCACGCAGACAGGAACACTCACCGTCTCTTCGTCCGGAGCGATTGGTCCTCTCAAGGTTCCACTCAGCGGCACTGGCGTCGCTGTTTTCACCGCGCTGCCAATTTCCATGAGTTTTGGCAACGTGTATGTCGGCAAGAACACCACGCTCAGCGGCGCGATTCTCAACAACTCCGCTTCGAGCGTCTCTCTCTCCGCGCCGGCAATTGCCCCAGCCTCGACAGACTTCACCCTCGGCACAACCACGTGCGGTAGCAGTCTGCCTTCGCATGCCTCCTGCACATTCCAGGTAGAGTTCACGCCAACGAGTCAGCGCAATGAGAACGCAACTCTCACCTACACTTCCGGCGCAAACACCGCTTCCGTCTCGCTACGCGGCTCCGGACTCTCTGCGCTCGCCGTCTCAAGTTCTACGATCAGCTTCGGCTCGGTGACCAAAAACACTTCGAAGATGCAAACCGTGTTCGTCACCAACAACACTGCTGCCGTGATCACGCTCGGCAAATCCATCGGACCAACAGGAACGGCATTCTCGTTCTACGGCGGGACCTGCACCACGTCGCTTGCGGCCCACGCCGCCTGCACTCTCGGCCTCGTATTCAAACCAACGGCCACCGGACCGCAATCTGCAAACCTGGTTCTTTCCGGCGGCGGTTACGCCGCCTACGCCACGCTTTCAGGAACGGGCCAATAA
- a CDS encoding serine/threonine-protein kinase → MSFGDPEDDKRDIGSDDSLLPTAGQAELSAPETADHALVSIPNSTAEHLPGRTPGRLESGDRLANRFRIVRFIAKGGMGEVYEAEDEVVRVRLALKTILPAIAANPDMVEQLKLEMRSARRVTHPNVCRLIEVFEDRDRQPAVMFLTMELVEGESLSDVIHRSGPLPLPQFYRIAAQIAAGLDAVHRAEIVHQDFKTSNVLLVGSGESTRAVVTDFGLAVNLQATGRDRGVAGGTPAYMAPEQVDGKTEITPAADIYAFGVVLYELLTARFPIAATTRREALDRKLTERPVSPSHYRPDIPKYTERAILKCLERNPQDRFASVMDALAAVEGRAEKRRKKLAAFATTVAVLLAVASFGGYAARRWFLSHRTPTVAVLSLHDASARTESTSTGTELTELLTSNLGLSKGLTTVPAEDVSLAQGEFPVTASASFEQEDLSAFRRAIGADYLVIGKYTNASDGKLAFDLKLERPDGGTLDSIHEEGTEQNAGALIADAASKIRQRLGTQLLSDSETEEAENIYPRTDEGRKLYFQALAQLRALNSVEAASLSKKAANAEPDNPSIHATYAEALNLLKNMPAAQQEAKRAAELAQGGKLPPEFVTLLEARSAELNNDWKTAIQKLDALFTFTRDNLQYGLMLSNAQTLGAQPSDALKTIARLSKLKAPAGTDPRIQIAAAETYAAMGNYTAEIQSAERAVRDAQARSWRMMQAKASLQLCWAYQRNGDSAKALASCDTARTVFADFGDGVSGAVALNRIANELVTRGQYQEAKNAYDRVLAIVTKAQSQHDMAGAHLNLALTLLNLGDQKAAQQHAGQAIEIAAHSGDRYDEARARLISADLLRASDDLPAAIQQARLAQQVAHDAQDRDAEGYALNNLALYLQESGDSEAAFNAAHQALDIRKQLGVPTSISVTQALLGDLYLERGDLPHARSSYAAALQLQEPTAKAQIAQLQLAAAQADFQSDEFDAALKNAQTAVAEFQREKDSEETIEANTLILRILTRKKDLAAARPYYEQLAQQPSQDHDIALAAAVARAEFLIASAQPVDAAALLRPLLGLSEKPNYLNLEARLVLARAQQFSSKPQSVTDLRDIASQAEKLGFHHLAAEARQSLH, encoded by the coding sequence ATGAGCTTCGGGGATCCGGAAGACGATAAGCGCGATATCGGCAGCGACGACTCGCTTCTGCCCACTGCCGGTCAGGCCGAACTAAGTGCGCCCGAAACCGCCGACCACGCCCTCGTCTCCATCCCCAATAGCACTGCGGAACACTTACCGGGACGCACACCCGGCCGTCTCGAGTCCGGTGATCGCCTCGCCAATCGCTTCCGCATCGTTCGCTTTATCGCCAAGGGCGGCATGGGCGAAGTCTACGAAGCCGAGGACGAAGTCGTCCGCGTTCGCCTCGCGCTCAAAACCATTCTTCCCGCTATCGCCGCCAATCCCGACATGGTCGAGCAACTCAAGCTCGAAATGCGCTCGGCGCGCCGCGTCACTCATCCCAACGTCTGCCGCCTCATCGAAGTCTTCGAGGATCGTGATCGCCAGCCCGCCGTGATGTTCCTCACCATGGAACTTGTCGAAGGCGAATCGCTAAGCGACGTCATTCACCGCAGCGGTCCGTTGCCGTTGCCGCAGTTCTACCGCATCGCCGCCCAAATCGCTGCCGGGCTCGACGCCGTCCATCGCGCCGAAATCGTCCACCAGGATTTCAAAACCTCAAATGTCTTGCTCGTTGGATCCGGCGAGAGTACGCGCGCCGTCGTCACCGATTTCGGTCTCGCCGTGAATCTCCAAGCCACCGGACGCGACCGCGGCGTCGCCGGCGGCACGCCCGCGTACATGGCGCCGGAACAGGTCGATGGCAAAACTGAGATCACCCCCGCCGCCGACATTTACGCGTTCGGCGTCGTTCTGTACGAACTCCTCACCGCTCGTTTCCCGATAGCTGCGACCACCCGTCGCGAGGCCCTGGATCGCAAGCTCACCGAGCGTCCGGTTTCGCCCTCGCACTATCGCCCCGACATTCCGAAGTACACCGAGCGCGCGATCCTCAAATGCCTGGAGCGCAATCCACAAGATCGCTTCGCCAGCGTCATGGACGCACTCGCCGCCGTCGAGGGCCGCGCCGAGAAGCGCCGCAAGAAGCTCGCTGCGTTCGCCACGACCGTCGCTGTTCTCCTCGCAGTCGCCAGCTTCGGCGGCTATGCCGCACGCCGATGGTTCCTCTCCCATCGCACGCCCACCGTCGCGGTGCTATCGCTGCACGATGCCTCCGCCCGCACCGAGTCCACGTCCACCGGCACCGAACTCACCGAACTCCTCACCAGCAATCTCGGCCTGTCAAAGGGGTTAACCACCGTCCCTGCCGAAGACGTCTCACTCGCACAAGGCGAGTTTCCGGTCACAGCCAGTGCGAGTTTCGAGCAGGAAGATCTCTCCGCCTTCCGCCGCGCCATCGGCGCCGACTATCTCGTTATCGGCAAATACACGAACGCATCCGATGGCAAGCTCGCCTTTGACCTGAAGCTCGAGCGCCCCGACGGCGGCACTCTCGATTCCATCCACGAAGAAGGCACCGAGCAAAATGCTGGCGCGCTCATCGCTGACGCCGCCTCCAAAATTCGCCAGCGCCTAGGCACCCAGCTTCTCTCCGACAGCGAAACCGAAGAAGCCGAAAACATCTATCCGCGGACCGACGAAGGACGCAAGCTCTACTTCCAGGCACTTGCGCAGTTACGCGCGCTCAACAGCGTCGAGGCCGCGTCGCTCTCCAAGAAGGCCGCCAATGCCGAACCCGACAATCCCTCCATCCACGCCACATACGCGGAGGCTCTTAATCTCCTGAAAAACATGCCGGCTGCGCAGCAGGAAGCGAAACGTGCCGCCGAACTCGCGCAAGGGGGCAAGCTTCCGCCGGAATTCGTCACCTTGTTAGAAGCCCGCTCCGCTGAACTCAACAACGACTGGAAGACCGCGATCCAGAAGCTCGACGCCCTCTTCACCTTCACTCGCGACAACCTGCAATACGGCCTCATGCTCTCGAACGCGCAAACCCTCGGCGCGCAACCTTCCGACGCCCTCAAGACCATCGCCCGTCTCTCCAAGCTAAAAGCGCCTGCTGGCACCGATCCCCGTATCCAAATCGCCGCCGCCGAAACCTACGCTGCCATGGGAAACTACACCGCAGAGATCCAGTCCGCCGAACGCGCGGTTCGTGATGCGCAAGCCCGTTCCTGGCGCATGATGCAGGCCAAAGCCTCTTTGCAACTCTGCTGGGCTTATCAACGCAACGGTGACTCCGCGAAAGCTCTCGCCAGTTGCGACACCGCGCGAACAGTCTTCGCCGACTTCGGCGATGGCGTGAGTGGCGCCGTTGCGCTCAATCGGATCGCCAACGAGCTCGTCACCCGCGGCCAGTACCAGGAAGCCAAGAATGCCTATGATCGCGTTCTCGCCATCGTCACCAAAGCTCAATCGCAGCACGACATGGCGGGTGCACATCTCAACCTCGCGCTGACCTTGTTGAACCTTGGCGACCAGAAAGCTGCGCAGCAACACGCCGGCCAGGCCATCGAGATCGCAGCGCACAGTGGCGATCGCTACGACGAAGCCCGCGCCCGCCTCATCTCTGCCGACCTCCTGCGCGCGAGCGATGATCTTCCCGCCGCCATTCAGCAGGCCCGCCTTGCGCAACAGGTCGCGCACGACGCCCAGGACCGCGACGCCGAAGGCTACGCCCTCAACAATCTCGCGCTCTATCTCCAGGAATCAGGCGACAGTGAAGCCGCGTTCAACGCCGCGCATCAGGCTCTCGATATTCGCAAACAACTCGGCGTCCCCACCAGCATCTCCGTTACTCAAGCCCTACTCGGAGATCTCTACCTCGAGCGCGGCGATCTTCCTCACGCCCGCAGCAGTTACGCAGCTGCTCTCCAATTACAAGAGCCCACCGCGAAGGCCCAAATCGCACAGCTCCAACTCGCCGCGGCGCAGGCAGATTTTCAATCCGATGAATTCGACGCTGCCCTGAAAAATGCCCAAACCGCCGTCGCGGAATTCCAGCGGGAGAAGGATTCCGAAGAGACCATCGAGGCCAACACCCTCATCCTGCGCATTCTCACTCGCAAGAAAGATCTGGCTGCGGCTCGGCCTTACTACGAACAGCTCGCGCAGCAGCCTTCTCAGGACCACGACATCGCCCTCGCCGCTGCGGTCGCGCGCGCTGAGTTTTTGATCGCTTCAGCTCAGCCAGTCGACGCCGCGGCACTCCTCCGCCCATTGCTCGGGCTCTCTGAAAAGCCGAACTACCTGAATCTCGAAGCTCGCCTGGTGCTGGCCCGCGCCCAACAATTTTCCTCGAAACCCCAGTCCGTCACCGATCTTCGCGACATTGCCTCTCAAGCCGAAAAACTGGGCTTTCATCACCTCGCCGCCGAAGCGCGCCAATCTCTCCACTAG
- a CDS encoding TraB/GumN family protein: MRRLSRQLVLVLLIAFALPCFAAHRKFLMWKVTSPTATVYLVGSIHLADPSIYPLPSMVEKAFADSQVLAVEADVSNFNLDEAVGLLGEYGMYTDGDSLSNHVSRETNADLDAFCTKHQLPREMLDTMKPWMVALTVEAMAAQSSGFDPSAGIDMHFLNSANGKRVDQLESVEFQFKLLASASDSEQSQFLASALKESGQIGDTERAYENGDINALSSEISRQEPRSYYQRLLDDRNPAMTDKVAAYLGGHETAFVVVGIAHVIGDHGIAKSLERKGYKVEQNTYDW, encoded by the coding sequence GTGCGGAGACTATCGCGTCAGCTCGTCCTCGTTCTTCTCATCGCGTTCGCGCTGCCGTGTTTCGCCGCACATCGCAAGTTCCTGATGTGGAAGGTGACTTCGCCGACGGCGACCGTTTACCTTGTCGGCTCGATCCACCTCGCGGACCCTTCGATCTATCCACTTCCATCAATGGTGGAGAAAGCTTTCGCCGATTCGCAAGTCCTAGCCGTCGAAGCTGACGTGAGCAACTTCAATCTCGACGAAGCCGTAGGGCTGCTCGGCGAATACGGCATGTACACTGATGGCGACTCGCTCTCCAACCACGTCTCGCGCGAAACCAACGCCGACCTCGACGCCTTCTGCACCAAGCACCAGCTACCGCGCGAAATGCTCGACACCATGAAGCCCTGGATGGTCGCGCTCACCGTCGAAGCCATGGCCGCGCAGAGTTCTGGCTTCGATCCCAGCGCCGGTATCGACATGCACTTTCTCAACTCGGCCAACGGCAAACGCGTGGACCAGCTCGAGTCGGTCGAGTTCCAGTTCAAGTTGCTCGCCTCCGCCAGTGACAGCGAGCAGTCGCAGTTTCTCGCCTCGGCGCTGAAAGAATCCGGACAGATCGGCGACACCGAGCGCGCCTACGAAAACGGCGATATCAATGCGCTCAGCTCCGAGATTTCGCGCCAGGAACCGCGCTCCTACTACCAGCGCCTGCTCGACGATCGCAATCCCGCGATGACCGACAAAGTTGCCGCGTATCTCGGTGGCCACGAAACCGCGTTTGTCGTGGTCGGGATCGCCCACGTAATCGGCGACCACGGCATTGCGAAATCGCTGGAGCGCAAAGGCTACAAGGTCGAACAGAACACTTACGATTGGTAG
- a CDS encoding GNAT family N-acetyltransferase, protein MRLEPLSIAAAPALLAMMRLMQIDDPWSVPFDEARALAAVELMLRNPNFGLAWFLEHDGRHIGYIVLSWDYSLEYGGRNAWVDEFFIFSEFRGKGFGAQALELFEQEALAAGATAIHLGVNPGNPAEHLYRRSGFVGHQRYLMTKFLS, encoded by the coding sequence ATGCGCCTTGAACCACTCAGTATCGCCGCCGCACCCGCGCTCCTCGCGATGATGCGCCTCATGCAAATCGACGACCCATGGTCTGTCCCGTTCGACGAAGCGCGCGCACTCGCCGCCGTCGAACTCATGCTTCGAAATCCGAATTTCGGACTGGCGTGGTTTCTCGAGCACGATGGGCGTCACATCGGGTACATCGTCCTGTCGTGGGACTACAGCCTCGAGTATGGCGGCCGCAACGCGTGGGTCGATGAGTTCTTCATCTTCTCCGAATTTCGCGGGAAAGGCTTCGGAGCGCAGGCGCTTGAACTATTCGAGCAGGAAGCCCTCGCGGCCGGTGCAACCGCGATTCACCTCGGCGTGAATCCCGGCAATCCAGCCGAGCACCTCTATCGCCGCAGCGGTTTCGTCGGACATCAGCGTTACCTGATGACCAAGTTCCTGAGTTAA